AGATACACCTCTGTTCTCTTCATTATAGCTTCGACTAAGATATGacaattgaagctaattgaCTTCATCCCACAAATTGTTACAAATACATTACATATGATTAACATCTTTACAAACAAGTCAgatgaaataaaatatcataattataaaatttaacGTAATATTATAAATCATCAACACGTATATTCATAATTGTTCCCGTGGAAGTAAGAATATCtacaataattttgtttaatggTGTGGTCATTTTTTCTATCCCATCTGGTACGGTTGTATTGCATATTTCATCTTTTGCTTTCAAAAACTGaaaattgaattaatttgaTGTAAAAAAAAATCTGTTGAATTATACATGAATACATATAAAACGACGTCACCTGTTTTAAAGAAGAAAAATTTGAGTATAGATCTTCAATGTCAGAATCCATGGAATAAAGACTCTTTATAGATTTCTCTTTTACTACTGGCAAAGATTCAACTGAGAAAGCATCTAAAAATTTTGTATTCTCCGAAGTAAACATTGCATTTCTATCATTCTCAGAAGTCACATCTTCATTTACCTGCAATTATGTCAGAatctaaattttattatatcattattattatattataaacattGCAAGTAAACATTGCATTTCTATCATTCTCAGAAGTCACATCTTCATTTACCTGCAATTACGTCAGAatctaaattttattatatcattattatattaaattttattatatcctAATTGGTAAAATTAGTATATTAACATACCTTTAGTGGCAATTCTATTTCTTCTATACTATGTTCTTTATCACTTTCTGTACTCGAACTTGAATTAGTATATTCATTCAGTACTTTTTTTATATCATCAAAGTATTGCAGAGATTCAACATAATTTAATTTTGGTTTAACAATAGCCAGCATTCTATCAGAACTTTCATCATTCAAGACCTAATACATATTGAATAGTTCTGTtcataagtatatatatatatataaattaactaCATCTTACAGATTAATTTGTATACCTGCAAAATATCATCAATGGGCTCTACTTTAGTATCTGTATCATTGGACGATTCGACAAACATCGATTTCATATAATCCAATATCAAGTTTAAGGTAGAATGTTGTTCTTGCGGTGAACAATTTCCCTACAGAAAAACAATAATTACTTCCATTAATAAAAACACAGAAAATTTTAAATGCACACACACTTACCAGCAAAATATCCTTGTCATTGCAAATTCCAATTTTACAATAATATTGAACTAATCTtgctataaaaaaaaatgtgcTTTTTAACATATACAATATCATAAACAATGTCTCATTAATTTAGTAACAATATCATTAAAAACCTTCTAGATCAGATCCTTTCAACGTTTGCAGCTCAGCTGATATTTTTTCACACTTTCTTGCCAGTAGCCAAGACAATAAAGAAATACGATTTTCTCCTGTAAGAATTGTTATTTCCA
The window above is part of the Megalopta genalis isolate 19385.01 chromosome 2, iyMegGena1_principal, whole genome shotgun sequence genome. Proteins encoded here:
- the LOC117223506 gene encoding HAUS augmin-like complex subunit 7: MNHKRELLTDIYNTLVQIRYPNITTATIENMEITILTGENRISLLSWLLARKCEKISAELQTLKGSDLEARLVQYYCKIGICNDKDILLGNCSPQEQHSTLNLILDYMKSMFVESSNDTDTKVEPIDDILQVLNDESSDRMLAIVKPKLNYVESLQYFDDIKKVLNEYTNSSSSTESDKEHSIEEIELPLKVNEDVTSENDRNAMFTSENTKFLDAFSVESLPVVKEKSIKSLYSMDSDIEDLYSNFSSLKQFLKAKDEICNTTVPDGIEKMTTPLNKIIVDILTSTGTIMNIRVDDL